The following is a genomic window from Gallus gallus isolate bGalGal1 chromosome 14, bGalGal1.mat.broiler.GRCg7b, whole genome shotgun sequence.
AATACTTTATTGGGAAGTGGGGCACGCAAGGGCTCTCTGTGCAgtacaaaacaaaccacaaccATGCCTTGAACAGAAGAAGGGTGCAGGCCAGCAAATACCCATGGCCCCTGCTGCCCAGTCCCTGGGGAGACTCAGCCCCTAAGGTGCCTTGGGCTGGGCGTTGAGGCGGATGATGGCACGGTAGTCCCGGACCAGGTCCCGCAGAGGATCCAGGTGAGGGTTGACATTCTCCTCCATCCACTCCTCCACTGTGTCAGGGAAGTAGATACTCTCCAGGCGGGCACGCAGGTCCCGGACAAAGCCCTCCCAGTCCTCATGGAGCCTAGGGTGGGGAGAGCAAAGTGGGAACGGACCCCAGAGACAAACTGGgaccccctcccagccccatgcagggctgggggtgctccAAGCCCCCACACATACTTGAGCACCTTGCTGCCGAAGCTCTCCATGTTGCGAGGGTTGCCAAACTGGTGCTTGCGGTGGTAGGGGCTGAACCAGCCCTTGATGGCACTGGGGAGGCACAAGGGGACAGGAATGCAGGGGGCACAGGACCACCTCAGACCCCAGGGGCCCgctctgctgcagggatgctcaTAGCCAGAGCCTTCCCCTGCATTACCTTTCTTCCTCCAGCATTTTGGTGATGCTCTCCTTCAGGTGTCTGTTCAGCTGCTCCACCATGTGATAGATTTCTGCCCCAGGGAACGCTCCCCTTCCCTCACTGCAGGGAAAGCATGAAGAAGGgagagcccaggctgggtgttgAACCCAGCATCCGATCCCTCCATGTACCCTTCTTGCCACACACCatgtgctctgctccagctgcatgCTCTGGAAGCCCAACACCTCCAGCACCTTCCTCCGCGTCTCTTCCGTGAATCCCCCTGGGGAGGGCCATGAAAAAACAGAGGGGTGAAGCCCCCAAGGATGCTGCAGTGCGGAAAGAGGGGGAAGAAGGAGCTCACCGTTCACCAGGGTCTGGAGGCATATGGCCAGGGAGGGAATGCCGACGGGCAGCAGCTCGCACAGCACTGAGTAGTGGTCGTACCTGCAGGATGGGaaggcagtgccagggcctcacatGGGGTCACGTAGGGGATGGCATGCATGTATTGTGGCCCTCACCTCTGCCATCCAGTGAGGACAATGCCCTGGAAGCGCAGCGGGGCGAAGCGCGGCATGGCCTCACGCACCCGCAGCCAGCTGAGCTGGTTCTTCAGGTGGGAGCTGAGTGGGGGCCATGTCTGTGTTGGGCCCGTGGTGCCCTTGAAGGCGCTGGCAAACCACACGGCCTCGAAGCCACTCTCCATGTACTTGGTGATGAACTGCCCTGCGGCACCGGGGAGCAGGGTGGTAGGCACAGCTCGGACAGGGACAGATCACAGTGGCAGCACCACCAGCCCCAGGACTGTCCCCTCTTGTTGAGCAGCCCTGGGGTCCTGGCATGGCACCTTACCAATCTGCTCTGCGTCAAAGTCAGGTGCATAGAACCACACAACAGGTGAGACATGCTTAGCTATCCCAGACTCTGTAGGGCAGGAACAGTGATGTGAACACTGAGCACCTGGAGCTTCTCGTGCTCCCACCACAGTGCCCAGGCAGtgccatgtccccatccccaacccctcACCCTGCAGGGCTCCCACACTGATCTTCCTCAGCATGTCGTCCCACATGAGCACCCGCAGTCCCCGGTACTGCGTGGAGATGAAGTCCAGCACCTCCTTGATGTGGTTCAGGTATATGGTCCCCGTGTCACCCTTGTTGCGGCTCATCCAATTCCTGGAGTCCTTCCCCTCCCCAAGGTGGAAGACCTGCATTtggggctggggatgctcaGCACGCCTGGCACCAGGCAATGTCTGGGTCCCATAGAACCCCCTGCCCACCTCATCTGCACCAATGTGGATCCACGAAGAGCGCCTGTGTTTCTCCATCACCTGCGATAGCATGACCTTGAGCAATGCCAGGGTGTCCGGGACATGGGGGTTGAAGCTGTTGGGGAAGCGCTCCACCTCCCGCAGGTGCTGGTATTTGGTGTGTTTGAGGATGAACTGTGTGGGGAGGAAAACCACCACGGGGTTGAGGAGGGACCAGAACCAGGGTTCCATCCCCAAGACCGGTGCTGGAGACTCGGgacacagccccatcccacttTGTGCTGTGGCCGCCCCAAACCTGGGGGTATCCCCACCACTCGGGGTCCCCATCCaacccctcaccccccccccccaagcacTCCTGGCTCCTACCTCCACGTGACCAAAGGTCTGCACCAAGGGAACCACCTCCAGCTTGtggagctctgccagctgctggatCCACTCAATGTCCTCCTCACTGGGGAGGGCAGGGACAGCCTCAGTGGGGGCAAGAGTGTATGGGAACattccctcctcctcccgcagcaccctgccctgccccagctgCCCTGCTCCACCCCACACCTCCTGGGTTTCCCGTGCCTGAACTAAGGACCCAAATATTGACACCGTGCAGCAGGAACTTGGCCTGAATGCAGCTCCAGCATGATTATCTTGGGCACAGCCCAGGCAAGTCACACCCAGTGCTGGCACCAGTGGTGCTGCCATCCCCCCACCAGTGCAGCACCAACCCCATTCACCTGTAAGCGTAGGGGGACTTGAGGACCTCCAGCTCCCCCTTGAAGGGGAACATATCCTCGTACTCAATCAGGATCCCGTTGGCTCCCAGCCGGGACAGGAATGGGAACAGCTGTGGGATGGCAAGGTGAGCTCAGCAAGCAGGCACAGCTGGTCAGTCTGACCCCAGGACTGCCTGGTCCCCAGGCACCCTCACCTGCTCCAGGTAGGAGACCCTGGGAGCAGCTCCCTTCAGGTCCAGGTGAACGAGCCTCATCTCAGTGGCACTGAGGTCCTTGGGGAACTGCTGCTTAGGTCCCTGCCTCGGGGCCGTGATCTTTGCAGGGTGGACCTCCACAGCCTGGCTTTGGGGGCCAGAGTCCCCTGCATCTCCCCAGAACGTGCTGTCCTTGCTGATGTGCTTGTGCAGCTGAAGGGTTAAGCTGCATGGGGCAGAGAGGAGCTGGGGAGGCATAGAAGTACACCCCCAGCACCAAGCCCCCACAGGACCGGGACACCATTCTGCATCCCACTCCTGCTCCCACCTCACCTGTCACGGAAGAGGAACTTGATGCCGGCCAAGGCCACGAGGAGCAACACAACAATACGCAGCAGGTTCAGCTTGTGGCTCCGCTGGAAGGCCATCGCTGTGGGCACACACGAGAGGTTTGCCCATGCCACAGCACGCAGGCTGGGCAGCTACAGAGAGACCCCAAGCACAGGGCACATAGAGAAAAGGGACACGAGGACACCCCTCCAGCCACCCCAGTCCTCATCAGGGCCACGCTTGGAGCCATCCCATGTCCCTCCTACCTTGCGTGCCCCAGTGCCTTTGTCTCTGCCTGTGAGCGCAGCCTCCTCGTGCTCCACCAATGCAAACAAGGAGGCAGCTGTGAGGCAGGTCTTGTTACCGTGTGCTCCCGTGTCACCTCTGAGAGTGGTGGGATCAAGGCTGAGTCACGGGACAGCTGTGCCAGGTGGCATCACGGGGCAGGCATGGCACCTCCAGGATCTGTGCTCAGCCTCTGAGCGAGGCAGGAGCACAACACCCTCAGGTCTGAGCCCGGCGGGAGGAGCAGTGCTTTCCCCACGGAAGGCAGAGGGCTGACAGCacaacagtgctgtgctgtccagGGTCTGCAGGACGCACTGCGGAGTGGCAGAGATACGTCGGATTAAACCGATGTTCGATCTCTCGTGGGACACGTAGGACACAGGAGGTATGGGGAAGAGTTCCTCCCACAGAGCTGTCAACATTAAATTcataaaaatggatttgatgtCTTTCCACGCCCTCTCCCCAGACCACCTGGAATAACTCCAGAGATGGTGATCCATTAAACCCTATGAAAATGAGCCCAAAGCAAAGGCAGCCTTTGCAATGCAGGAAACAGCAGGTTCCCCATCCCAGGCCCCCTCTGTGTTCACAGCGAGGGATGGTGCCGTGCTTGGACCCCATGGCACAGTGCTTGGACCACACAGTGCCACCTCCTCACTCTGGAGGATGCTGCCAGCTCTGACACAGAGAGCCACAGCAGTTCCCACATAGCTGGCACTGCAGGAACCACCCTGGGACCCACATACACCTGCAGCTCCAATGCACCTCCTTGGGGATGCACTGCAGGGGAAGCATAGCACATCCCGTGCACCCATTCCTGCAGTGTAGGCACATAACCACCAGACCCCCCAGCAGCGGGGCAGCTGCGAGCAGCCCCTTCTAGGGTTAAATTCAGCGCTGACTGGatttggaaactgaaaaaaaaaaaaaccctaaaaagaTCTTGGTCACTGCTGTTGCAGAGCCGCTCAGCTGACTGtgaggttttgtttgtgttgcCAGAGCGGTGGCACCAGGGGAGAGCTGCTGCGAGCCGCCCAGTGCCGCGGGCTCTGAATTAGCCCTTTTCTAGATGCAACCCTAATCCCTGCCGAcacctcctcctgcacagcGCAGcgcagagcagcactgcacccgGACCCAGCGTGTCCCATAGGGCAGCACGGGGCACGCTGTGCCCAGAGcatgaggccctggcacagggcagggcagggcagggcagggcagcaaCGTGCGGGTGTGTGCTGAGCATCCATGCCCATCGCTGCAGGTTGTGCCCTGTGCTCGTGTGATGTGCCTCGCGTGCGGCGCGGATGCGCTTTGCGATGCTCCCGGTGTGCTGCAGGGGACAACGGCGGCTCTCGCTCTGtgccatcccatccctgcaccATTTTCCATCCCGCCTGGCGATGGATGCTCCCGGCAGCGATGTGTCAGCCCTCGTGGGAGGAGCAGTGCGGGTGCGGGAGGGCACGGGGCTCTGAGACCCCGCGGTACGGGGAGCTCAGCACCCCCTGGCCGCAGGAAGGCCGTTAATAGACAAAGTACTAATTGCACTGCCATGGCAACACAGCGCCTGAGCAGAGCGGGGATAAATATTTGGACAGACGCCGACAGCTCGCCAATCCGGGCGTTTTTAATATGCGTTATCTAACTCGAATAGAGCGCAGGTTGCCCGGATCAGACCCTGCCGGTGCCGGGCTGCAGCACCGAGGGCAGCCGCGGCTCCCGCCCATGGCTGCGTGCTCCTCGGGCCGTGTGCCGCCTACCGCGTACCGCTGAcccgcagcgcccggccccgctccccgctTACCTCCCGGAGCCGCGCAGCGCCGTGCCCGGCCGTCCCGCCGCCGTTGCCATGCGGAGCCCACGCTGCCGCAGCGCGCCGGTGCGTGCGGGGGCGGCCGCGCCGAGCCCAGCCCACACCCCCGCTCCCGGAGCATCCCCACGCCTCGGCCCCGGTACCGCCGCGCCCGGACCCGCTCCCCCCGAACCCCGCGGTGCCGGCAGAGGGACGCACCGCCCGCCCCGGGGAACGGCTGCGCCTCCCGGTGCGGTATCCACACGGCATCCCCGGTACCCACCGGACAGCCTCAGCCCCCGGAGCGCGCCCCTTACCGGTAGGTGCGGTACCGGGCGGGCACCCCCCGGGCGCGGGCACGGCCGCGGGCACGAGCGCTGCCCCACGGCCGCCGCCGCTCTTAAAGGGCCCGACGGCACCGCGGCACCGGCACCGGCACGGCGGGGCCCGACTCCGCGCTGGCTCGGAGCCCCACCGGCCC
Proteins encoded in this region:
- the HEXDCL gene encoding hexosaminidase D isoform X1; protein product: MGMRGTGHGVGARGAHAGHTSRGRWGSEPARSRAPPCRCRCRGAVGPFKSGGGRGAALVPAAVPAPGGCPPGTAPTAMAFQRSHKLNLLRIVVLLLVALAGIKFLFRDSLTLQLHKHISKDSTFWGDAGDSGPQSQAVEVHPAKITAPRQGPKQQFPKDLSATEMRLVHLDLKGAAPRVSYLEQLFPFLSRLGANGILIEYEDMFPFKGELEVLKSPYAYSEEDIEWIQQLAELHKLEVVPLVQTFGHVEFILKHTKYQHLREVERFPNSFNPHVPDTLALLKVMLSQVMEKHRRSSWIHIGADEVFHLGEGKDSRNWMSRNKGDTGTIYLNHIKEVLDFISTQYRGLRVLMWDDMLRKISVGALQESGIAKHVSPVVWFYAPDFDAEQIGQFITKYMESGFEAVWFASAFKGTTGPTQTWPPLSSHLKNQLSWLRVREAMPRFAPLRFQGIVLTGWQRYDHYSVLCELLPVGIPSLAICLQTLVNGGFTEETRRKVLEVLGFQSMQLEQSTCEGRGAFPGAEIYHMVEQLNRHLKESITKMLEEESAIKGWFSPYHRKHQFGNPRNMESFGSKVLKLHEDWEGFVRDLRARLESIYFPDTVEEWMEENVNPHLDPLRDLVRDYRAIIRLNAQPKAP
- the HEXDCL gene encoding hexosaminidase D isoform X2 translates to MAFQRSHKLNLLRIVVLLLVALAGIKFLFRDSLTLQLHKHISKDSTFWGDAGDSGPQSQAVEVHPAKITAPRQGPKQQFPKDLSATEMRLVHLDLKGAAPRVSYLEQLFPFLSRLGANGILIEYEDMFPFKGELEVLKSPYAYSEEDIEWIQQLAELHKLEVVPLVQTFGHVEFILKHTKYQHLREVERFPNSFNPHVPDTLALLKVMLSQVMEKHRRSSWIHIGADEVFHLGEGKDSRNWMSRNKGDTGTIYLNHIKEVLDFISTQYRGLRVLMWDDMLRKISVGALQESGIAKHVSPVVWFYAPDFDAEQIGQFITKYMESGFEAVWFASAFKGTTGPTQTWPPLSSHLKNQLSWLRVREAMPRFAPLRFQGIVLTGWQRYDHYSVLCELLPVGIPSLAICLQTLVNGGFTEETRRKVLEVLGFQSMQLEQSTCEGRGAFPGAEIYHMVEQLNRHLKESITKMLEEESAIKGWFSPYHRKHQFGNPRNMESFGSKVLKLHEDWEGFVRDLRARLESIYFPDTVEEWMEENVNPHLDPLRDLVRDYRAIIRLNAQPKAP